A single Aminobacterium mobile DSM 12262 DNA region contains:
- the rsxE gene encoding electron transport complex subunit RsxE, which produces MGALFERLKSGIVSNNPIFVQVIGICPTLAVTSSAENGLGMGLAATVVLMGSNLVISALKRIIPDEIRIPAFIIIIAAFVTLIQFFMQGFLPSLNKALGIFIPLIVVNCIILGRAEAYASKNGVLSSLFDAIGMGLGFTAALVILGSIRELLGVGTIFGLHVMPASFNPALVVILAPGGFLVLGILMALINHVNIKKKKANERISHFADA; this is translated from the coding sequence ATGGGAGCTCTTTTCGAAAGACTTAAAAGTGGCATTGTTTCCAACAACCCTATTTTTGTTCAGGTTATTGGAATTTGTCCAACTCTCGCAGTCACATCCAGTGCTGAAAATGGCTTAGGAATGGGACTGGCTGCTACTGTGGTCCTCATGGGATCAAATTTGGTTATTTCTGCTTTGAAACGAATTATCCCAGATGAAATCCGAATCCCTGCGTTTATTATCATTATTGCCGCATTTGTGACGTTGATCCAGTTTTTCATGCAGGGCTTCCTTCCCTCCCTTAATAAAGCGTTGGGTATTTTTATTCCCTTGATTGTGGTCAACTGCATTATTCTTGGCCGTGCTGAAGCCTATGCCTCTAAAAATGGAGTCCTGTCTTCTCTTTTCGACGCTATTGGAATGGGGTTAGGTTTTACAGCAGCTCTTGTTATTCTGGGGTCTATTAGAGAGCTATTAGGGGTAGGAACTATTTTTGGCCTTCATGTTATGCCAGCAAGCTTCAATCCAGCACTCGTTGTTATTCTGGCTCCTGGCGGCTTCTTGGTGTTGGGTATTCTCATGGCGCTTATTAACCATGTCAATATAAAGAAGAAAAAGGCCAACGAACGAATCAGCCACTTTGCTGATGCCTAA
- the rsxC gene encoding electron transport complex subunit RsxC, with protein MRLLTFRGGVHPPDNKHWTADKHIEDLLPKGDLVFPMSQHIGAPCMPAVKKGDYVHVGQKIGEPQGDFSVPVISSVSGTVKDVTFMPTPSGTDIMSVVVENDYKYEEESPLSPREYKGLSPDELRAMIRDAGIVGMGGACFPVHIKLSPPPHCTIDRIIINGSECEPYLTSDYRLMLEHSGEIAEGAKILLQIFPAAELILAIEDNKPTAIQKMSEALKGIPKVSVVALETKYPQGGEKQLICATTGREVPSGKLPADVGCVVSNICSVYEIRHAVVMGRSTLTRIVTVSGDAVATPKNIRVRLGTSFRELVDAAGGFVKDPVKVLAGGPMMGLSVNSLDIPVIKGTSGIVALTEKAIQLYEEYPCIRCGRCVEACPMGLLPFKLNALSLRNEYDAFKENGGMNCIECGSCSFMCPSKRHLVQSCREAKRSVIAAMRRKG; from the coding sequence ATGAGACTTTTAACGTTTAGAGGAGGCGTTCATCCTCCCGATAACAAACATTGGACGGCAGATAAGCATATAGAAGATCTATTGCCTAAAGGTGATCTGGTGTTTCCTATGTCTCAACATATTGGGGCGCCATGTATGCCAGCAGTGAAGAAAGGCGATTATGTGCATGTAGGGCAAAAAATAGGAGAGCCTCAGGGGGATTTTTCTGTTCCAGTGATTTCAAGCGTATCTGGAACAGTGAAAGACGTGACATTTATGCCCACACCGTCGGGCACAGACATAATGTCTGTAGTGGTAGAGAACGACTATAAATATGAAGAGGAATCCCCTCTTTCTCCTCGAGAGTATAAGGGACTTTCTCCTGATGAATTAAGAGCGATGATCCGAGACGCTGGAATTGTCGGAATGGGAGGTGCATGTTTCCCTGTTCATATAAAACTTTCCCCCCCTCCTCACTGTACTATTGATCGCATTATTATTAACGGGTCGGAGTGCGAGCCATATCTTACCTCCGATTATCGGTTAATGCTCGAACATAGTGGCGAAATAGCGGAAGGAGCGAAAATTCTTCTCCAGATTTTTCCTGCCGCAGAGTTGATTTTAGCCATAGAAGATAATAAACCCACAGCTATTCAGAAAATGTCCGAGGCTTTAAAGGGAATCCCAAAGGTGTCGGTTGTAGCTTTGGAGACGAAATACCCTCAAGGCGGGGAAAAACAGCTTATTTGCGCCACAACCGGTCGTGAAGTCCCCTCTGGTAAACTTCCTGCCGATGTAGGGTGTGTTGTGAGCAATATCTGTTCTGTGTACGAGATTCGCCATGCAGTAGTTATGGGGCGATCTACCTTAACGAGGATTGTAACTGTATCAGGAGATGCTGTTGCTACACCTAAAAACATACGGGTTCGGTTAGGCACATCTTTTAGAGAGCTTGTAGATGCAGCAGGTGGTTTTGTCAAAGATCCTGTAAAAGTACTGGCGGGGGGTCCTATGATGGGCCTTTCGGTGAACAGTCTTGACATTCCTGTTATTAAGGGAACATCGGGGATTGTGGCCCTTACTGAGAAAGCGATACAACTCTACGAAGAGTATCCCTGTATTCGTTGTGGCCGGTGTGTAGAGGCATGCCCTATGGGACTTCTTCCTTTTAAGCTCAACGCCTTATCGTTGAGAAATGAGTATGACGCTTTTAAAGAAAATGGTGGAATGAACTGTATCGAATGCGGTTCCTGTTCTTTTATGTGCCCCTCTAAGCGCCATTTGGTGCAATCCTGTCGAGAGGCGAAAAGATCTGTCATCGCAGCGATGAGAAGAAAGGGGTAG
- a CDS encoding RnfABCDGE type electron transport complex subunit D: MAEKKLMVSSSPHLRSSDTVQTIMRDVLIALTPAAVAAFYFFGADALWVIAVSVASCVFSEALWQKLLGRPQTIGDLSAVVTGVLLAFNLPSSVPLWLPAIGGVFAMIVVKHFFGGIGQNIVNPALAARAVLLASWPVAMTTWTIDGVTTATPLALLKEGSVSVLPPLFDVFVGHVGGCLGETSVAALLLGGAYLLYRHVINWHVPIVYIGTVSILTLILGRQGFMSGNPLYEMCLGGLMLGAIFMATDYTTSPMTKKGQVIFALGCGLLTTLIRLYGGYAEGVSYSILIMNLFVPLIDRITIPRIFGEVR; the protein is encoded by the coding sequence ATGGCAGAAAAAAAACTAATGGTCTCATCTTCGCCTCACTTGCGATCTTCTGACACTGTTCAGACCATTATGAGAGATGTTCTTATTGCTTTAACGCCTGCGGCTGTGGCGGCATTTTATTTTTTTGGAGCAGATGCTTTATGGGTTATTGCCGTATCAGTAGCTTCCTGCGTTTTTTCAGAAGCCTTGTGGCAAAAACTTTTGGGGAGACCTCAGACTATTGGAGATCTGAGCGCCGTAGTTACCGGCGTTTTGTTGGCCTTTAACCTGCCTTCCTCTGTCCCCCTTTGGTTGCCCGCAATAGGTGGTGTCTTTGCCATGATTGTGGTAAAGCATTTTTTCGGGGGCATTGGTCAGAATATAGTGAACCCTGCCCTAGCTGCAAGGGCTGTTCTCTTGGCGTCATGGCCTGTTGCTATGACCACATGGACAATCGATGGGGTTACCACTGCTACTCCCTTGGCGCTTCTCAAAGAAGGGAGCGTAAGTGTGTTGCCCCCTCTCTTTGATGTGTTTGTAGGGCACGTGGGAGGCTGTCTTGGTGAGACTTCAGTGGCGGCACTTCTCCTTGGAGGAGCATATCTTCTCTATCGTCACGTTATTAATTGGCATGTTCCTATTGTGTATATAGGTACCGTTTCGATTCTTACCTTGATACTTGGACGGCAGGGGTTTATGTCCGGAAATCCTTTGTATGAAATGTGTTTAGGCGGACTTATGCTTGGAGCTATTTTTATGGCTACGGACTATACCACTTCTCCCATGACGAAAAAAGGTCAAGTTATTTTTGCCTTGGGATGTGGCCTTCTTACTACTCTTATCCGTCTTTATGGCGGGTATGCCGAGGGAGTATCGTATTCTATCCTCATTATGAACCTCTTTGTTCCTCTTATAGATAGAATTACAATTCCCCGGATTTTTGGAGAGGTGAGATAG
- a CDS encoding RnfABCDGE type electron transport complex subunit G yields the protein MKKILKLGTILFVITAIAGILLGWVHEVTREPIARQLQKEKVEAMRATLPMAEDFRPVDISFPSDSFIREVNGGYKGEELVGYDIKVTPKGYGGIIELMVGISMDGRIQGIRILSHGETPGLGAESVKPAFSGQFAGKPAVELSVVKDTPAREEEIQALTGATITSKAITSAVNQAVALFHASLKGGGK from the coding sequence GTGAAAAAAATACTGAAACTTGGAACGATCCTTTTCGTTATTACAGCCATTGCTGGTATACTCCTTGGTTGGGTTCATGAAGTTACAAGGGAACCTATTGCCCGTCAACTGCAAAAAGAGAAAGTAGAAGCGATGAGAGCCACTCTTCCCATGGCGGAAGATTTCCGTCCTGTAGACATATCTTTCCCATCAGATAGTTTTATTCGCGAAGTCAACGGTGGCTACAAAGGGGAAGAATTAGTTGGATACGACATTAAAGTAACACCAAAGGGATATGGCGGCATTATAGAACTTATGGTAGGAATCAGTATGGATGGTCGCATTCAGGGAATTCGCATCCTATCCCATGGAGAAACTCCAGGGTTGGGGGCTGAATCTGTGAAGCCTGCTTTTTCCGGCCAGTTTGCGGGGAAACCGGCAGTTGAACTTTCTGTGGTGAAAGATACACCGGCGAGAGAAGAAGAAATTCAAGCCTTGACTGGTGCCACCATTACGTCCAAAGCAATAACTTCAGCAGTAAATCAGGCTGTAGCTCTCTTCCATGCGAGCCTGAAAGGAGGCGGGAAATAA